The following proteins come from a genomic window of Chelmon rostratus isolate fCheRos1 chromosome 23, fCheRos1.pri, whole genome shotgun sequence:
- the haus3 gene encoding HAUS augmin-like complex subunit 3 isoform X1 has product MLDGGQFVEALGRLGYPGASSLKASEFDWLFDCAPENLHFLRFVCRTLNRSNVLTTEEARAFQELRKSGKPLLDEAALGEVLKTIGPSDGSSANILGSSSSSSSSVFSSEGDVAIEDLEAELQALRKEKELKQRRYNKLQVVATSRADVDLRLTAELESAACQLKETSASIGAENADTNALLQTLKDVVNNLASHLPVLPEAKQKGKGETVAPSNLSVSKSPSVLLSQLSLGPYLHQEELNTKSLTAFTQKHFFQGISDIVETSCSERFQVLELSSCEDREEEENEHKGRDREERVVERRRTEMARLQWSHIVAQHQLMQATAEEKSVKAGLDWLSEKSSHTKSISTSSSLHVREVVSRKELQIVEAELEALLHGPVPAVLRESARLLNVPVVKGDLALQLARQDYYTSRQDQIRDYLLRQKASFDLVHLAQEVELRRWRTCLKQLGEVNSRLVKEGEEATLRIESLAHPDLAINPRPNPIISAKDAAFSRLLQILDHDSDHIRSEPFRTYEALDQAAHDLAGNLQVTRDALAGAGREQDYTAARLNGDCEALHRAMYTELQQLVLEPQVRPMAMTDQELLCPNAQELTSKLVEAEAQLQSLQHVMQEIMGEVKAKRSQLERNALLRRERELYIYFHLDARLLQKVVEDLEGKMAAERGQP; this is encoded by the exons ATGTTAGATGGTGGCCAGTTTGTGGAGGCCCTGGGCCGTCTAGGTTATCCTGGTGCATCATCACTGAAGGCGTCTGAGTTTGACTGGCTGTTTGACTGTGCCCCGGAGAACCTTCACTTCTTGCGCTTTGTCTGTCGGACCCTCAACCGGAGCAATGTTCTCACCACGGAGGAGGCGCGTGCTTTTCAGGAGCTACGAAAGTCTGGCAAACCACTCCTCGATGAAGCAGCCTTGGGCGAGGTCCTAAAAACCATTGGACCTTCAGATGGGAGCAGTGCAAACATCTTAGGgtcatcttcttcatcttcatcttctgtgttttcatctgaGGGGGATGTAGCCATTGAGGATTTGGAGGCAGAGCTTCAGGCACTGCGTAAAGAGAAAGAGCTGAAGCAACGACGCTATAACAAGTTGCAGGTTGTTGCCACCTCCCGTGCAGATGTTGACCTACGACTTACTGCAGAACTGGAGAGCGCTGCATGTCAGCTAAAGGAGACCAGTGCTTCCATTGGAGCTGAGAATGCTGACACCAATGCTCTGTTGCAAACCCTAAAAGATGTGGTGAACAATCTTGCCTCACATCTCCCAGTTCTGCCAGAAGCCaagcaaaaaggaaaaggagaaactGTGGCCCCATCAAACCTTTCTGTCTCCAAAAgtccctctgtcctcctttctcAACTGTCCTTGGGTCCCTATCTGCATCAGGAGGAGCTGAACACTAAATCACTGACTGCCTTCACTCAGAAACATTTCTTCCAGGGCATCTCTGACATTGTTGAGACTTCTTGCTCTGAGCGCTTCCAGGTCCTTGAACTCAGTTCTTGTGAAGatagagaggaggaagagaatgaGCACAAAGGAAGAGACAGGGAAGAGCGAGTGGTGGAGCGCAGGAGGACTGAGATGGCCAGACTTCAGTGGTCTCATATCGTGGCCCAGCACCAACTGATGCAGGCCACAGCAGAAGAGAAGAGTGTCAAGGCTGGGTTGGACTGGCTGTCTGAGAAGTCCTCTCATACCAAG AGcatttccacctcctcctcactgcATGTCCGTGAGGTTGTGTCAAGGAAAGAGCTGCAGATAGTGGAGGCTGAACTGGAGGCTCTGCTCCATGGACCAGTACCTGCTGTGCTTAGGGAGTCAGCCAGGCTGCTCAATGTGCCGGTGGTTAAGGGAGACCTGGCCCTGCAACTGGCCAGGCAGGACTACTACACTTCCAGACAGGATCAG ATACGAGACTACTTACTCCGCCAGAAGGCGTCCTTTGACTTAGTGCACctggctcaggaggtggagttgaggaggtggaggacgtGTCTTAAGCAGCTGGGAGAAGTTAACAGCAGACTGGTCAAGGAAGGTGAAGAAGCAACCCTCAGAATCGAGTCCCTGGCCCACCCGGACCTGGCTATCAACCCCAGGCCTAACCCTATTATCAGCGCCAAGGATGCAGCCTTCAGCAG actGCTCCAGATCCTTGACCATGATTCAGACCACATTCGATCAGAGCCTTTTCGGACATATGAAGCACTGGACCAGGCTGCTCATGACCTCGCAGGCAACCTCCAGGTGACCCGAGATGCCTTAGCTGGTGCTGGCCGCGAGCAAGACTACACAGCTGCTCGTCTTAATGGCGACTGTGAGGCGCTCCACAGGGCAATGTATAcagagctccagcagctggTCTTAGAGCCGCAGGTACGTCCAATGGCCATGACTGACCAGGAGCTGCTCTGTCCCAATGCACAG GAGCTGACATCGAAGCTGGTGGAAGCAGAGGCTCAGCTGCAGAGTTTGCAGCACGTAATGCAAGAAATCATGGGGGAGGTTAAAGCCAAGCGTTCTCAGCTGGAGCGCAATGCCCTCCTCAGGCGAGAGAGGGAATTATACATCTACTTTCACTTGGATGCACGGTTGCTTCAGAAAGTTGTGGAGGATCTAGAGGGCAAAATGGCCGCGGAGAGAGGGCAGCCGTAA
- the haus3 gene encoding HAUS augmin-like complex subunit 3 isoform X2: MLDGGQFVEALGRLGYPGASSLKASEFDWLFDCAPENLHFLRFVCRTLNRSNVLTTEEARAFQELRKSGKPLLDEAALGEVLKTIGPSDGSSANILGSSSSSSSSVFSSEGDVAIEDLEAELQALRKEKELKQRRYNKLQVVATSRADVDLRLTAELESAACQLKETSASIGAENADTNALLQTLKDVVNNLASHLPVLPEAKQKGKGETVAPSNLSVSKSPSVLLSQLSLGPYLHQEELNTKSLTAFTQKHFFQGISDIVETSCSERFQVLELSSCEDREEEENEHKGRDREERVVERRRTEMARLQWSHIVAQHQLMQATAEEKSVKAGLDWLSEKSSHTKSISTSSSLHVREVVSRKELQIVEAELEALLHGPVPAVLRESARLLNVPVVKGDLALQLARQDYYTSRQDQIRDYLLRQKASFDLVHLAQEVELRRWRTCLKQLGEVNSRLVKEGEEATLRIESLAHPDLAINPRPNPIISAKDAAFSRLLQILDHDSDHIRSEPFRTYEALDQAAHDLAGNLQVTRDALAGAGREQDYTAARLNGDCEALHRAMYTELQQLVLEPQELTSKLVEAEAQLQSLQHVMQEIMGEVKAKRSQLERNALLRRERELYIYFHLDARLLQKVVEDLEGKMAAERGQP, encoded by the exons ATGTTAGATGGTGGCCAGTTTGTGGAGGCCCTGGGCCGTCTAGGTTATCCTGGTGCATCATCACTGAAGGCGTCTGAGTTTGACTGGCTGTTTGACTGTGCCCCGGAGAACCTTCACTTCTTGCGCTTTGTCTGTCGGACCCTCAACCGGAGCAATGTTCTCACCACGGAGGAGGCGCGTGCTTTTCAGGAGCTACGAAAGTCTGGCAAACCACTCCTCGATGAAGCAGCCTTGGGCGAGGTCCTAAAAACCATTGGACCTTCAGATGGGAGCAGTGCAAACATCTTAGGgtcatcttcttcatcttcatcttctgtgttttcatctgaGGGGGATGTAGCCATTGAGGATTTGGAGGCAGAGCTTCAGGCACTGCGTAAAGAGAAAGAGCTGAAGCAACGACGCTATAACAAGTTGCAGGTTGTTGCCACCTCCCGTGCAGATGTTGACCTACGACTTACTGCAGAACTGGAGAGCGCTGCATGTCAGCTAAAGGAGACCAGTGCTTCCATTGGAGCTGAGAATGCTGACACCAATGCTCTGTTGCAAACCCTAAAAGATGTGGTGAACAATCTTGCCTCACATCTCCCAGTTCTGCCAGAAGCCaagcaaaaaggaaaaggagaaactGTGGCCCCATCAAACCTTTCTGTCTCCAAAAgtccctctgtcctcctttctcAACTGTCCTTGGGTCCCTATCTGCATCAGGAGGAGCTGAACACTAAATCACTGACTGCCTTCACTCAGAAACATTTCTTCCAGGGCATCTCTGACATTGTTGAGACTTCTTGCTCTGAGCGCTTCCAGGTCCTTGAACTCAGTTCTTGTGAAGatagagaggaggaagagaatgaGCACAAAGGAAGAGACAGGGAAGAGCGAGTGGTGGAGCGCAGGAGGACTGAGATGGCCAGACTTCAGTGGTCTCATATCGTGGCCCAGCACCAACTGATGCAGGCCACAGCAGAAGAGAAGAGTGTCAAGGCTGGGTTGGACTGGCTGTCTGAGAAGTCCTCTCATACCAAG AGcatttccacctcctcctcactgcATGTCCGTGAGGTTGTGTCAAGGAAAGAGCTGCAGATAGTGGAGGCTGAACTGGAGGCTCTGCTCCATGGACCAGTACCTGCTGTGCTTAGGGAGTCAGCCAGGCTGCTCAATGTGCCGGTGGTTAAGGGAGACCTGGCCCTGCAACTGGCCAGGCAGGACTACTACACTTCCAGACAGGATCAG ATACGAGACTACTTACTCCGCCAGAAGGCGTCCTTTGACTTAGTGCACctggctcaggaggtggagttgaggaggtggaggacgtGTCTTAAGCAGCTGGGAGAAGTTAACAGCAGACTGGTCAAGGAAGGTGAAGAAGCAACCCTCAGAATCGAGTCCCTGGCCCACCCGGACCTGGCTATCAACCCCAGGCCTAACCCTATTATCAGCGCCAAGGATGCAGCCTTCAGCAG actGCTCCAGATCCTTGACCATGATTCAGACCACATTCGATCAGAGCCTTTTCGGACATATGAAGCACTGGACCAGGCTGCTCATGACCTCGCAGGCAACCTCCAGGTGACCCGAGATGCCTTAGCTGGTGCTGGCCGCGAGCAAGACTACACAGCTGCTCGTCTTAATGGCGACTGTGAGGCGCTCCACAGGGCAATGTATAcagagctccagcagctggTCTTAGAGCCGCAG GAGCTGACATCGAAGCTGGTGGAAGCAGAGGCTCAGCTGCAGAGTTTGCAGCACGTAATGCAAGAAATCATGGGGGAGGTTAAAGCCAAGCGTTCTCAGCTGGAGCGCAATGCCCTCCTCAGGCGAGAGAGGGAATTATACATCTACTTTCACTTGGATGCACGGTTGCTTCAGAAAGTTGTGGAGGATCTAGAGGGCAAAATGGCCGCGGAGAGAGGGCAGCCGTAA